The region ttttttttaatgtttaatgtttttttttatgttaaccATAACTTAACCATATTTCACTTGGAAGAAGATATTCTCAGTTAAATTTCTCCATGTTGTATTTTGTGAACACAAGCTCCTCCACATGTGAGGGGAGCAATCTCCTGCTGTGCTAAAGAGGAGACACTTGTTGGGGGGCAGGTGAGATATTTAATTGCCACATGAGCCAGAGCTGGCTGTGGCTGCATAATTTTTGACCAGAAGGTCACTGCAGGATCTGAGGTCAGTGATTCAGTGCTGTCCTCAGCTAAGTAGCTCTCAACTATCTTGAGGGAGGTCATAGCACCAGATGAGGCAGATTTGGCTTTTGGTTTAGCAAGATTGTGCATTGCCCCCCAAAAGAGGCTTTTTTGCCCACTGGTCTCACTCTCAACTGAGGATAAACTGACAGCTTCAGGTATGCATCCACCTCTGCAGCCACATCTGCCTTGAGCCTGTCAAACTCTGATGTACTAAGTGGTGACATGGGCAAGCTCTTAAATCGGGGGTCCAGTAGGGTAGCTTTAAAGTAATGAGCCGAGGAGTCATCAAAGACAGCCTGGAAGCACTGAGCCAACTGAGACTGCAATGTGGTCACCATTTTAAGAGCCTCTGGAAGAGCCTGTACATCCGCATCCACATTTAAGTTTGTTAATGCAGTCTTGAGAGCCTGCACACAAGGGATAACAGAAGACAGAGAAGCCACATCCTCACACACAGTGCGTGTTTCCTCCTCAAATGGTTGTAGTATTTTCACAGTGGCCTGCACTAGTTCCCATTGATGGTGTGACATTACACCTCCCAGATCCATCTCTGCACTCAGGGTAGTCAGTGATCGTCTCTGCTCCAACAGCCGCTGGAGCATGTGGAAGGAAGAATTCCACCTGGTTGACACATCATGTACCAAAGTGTTCTTGGGAAGGCAAAGCTCTTCCTGGATTTTGTGAAGTTTGTTCACAGCTTTGTTTGATCTGTGTACAAACCCAGTGATCCTGCAAGCAATCAATATCACATTAGTCACACCCCGGCACTCCTTTAGAGCAGCTGTTACCACTAGGTGTAAGTTTTGAGCCATAAACCTAATGTGCACATAGTTACCATCAGCCATTGCCTTAACCATGTTAGTGGCATTATCTGTGACAAAATACTCAACAGAAAATTTCGCTCCAACATCATCTTGCCATTGTTTCACAATGGCCTGGAAGTGATGTAGAATGTTGGCTGCTGTGTTATCTTCATTAAGAACCTCCATCTTGAGAAGTGCTGTCAAACGTTTATGTTCATCTATTCCTTGTGGACTCTGTTTGCATTCTATCCAGTGGCCAGTGAGTGAAAGATATGCATTTGTGGAAAATTTGCTCGTCCAGATGTCAGATGTGCAGTGCACAAATTTCCCTTACATTTTTGAGAGAGCTTCTTTTACTTGTTTTCGCATCTTGGTAAATTTGTGGTATAACTGTGCGAAATAAATGCCAACGAGATGGTAGTTGGTATCGAGGTGCAACCACATTGAGAAGCTTGCGAAAACCTTTATTCTCCACTACTGAGTAGGGCATCAGGTCAAGGCAAATCATTTCTCCCACTGTGTTTGTTATTTGCTTTGTAGTGGGGTGGTTGGGTGGATAAGCCTGTTTTGCATTAAATGCAGCTAATATAGGTGATTGAAACTGACTTGCAGGGGTAGAACATGGCTGTGATGATGATTTGGTGCTGGTGGGGGGATTTGTGCTTGTGGTGGGGTTGGCAGACAATACCAGGAGAGGATGCTTTAAGTGCATGTGATTATGCATTGCAGATGTTGACAGATGTTTGATATCTCTGCCTCTGCTGATTTGACTTTTGCACACATTACATATCACTTCAGTAATATCTGCAGCACTGACTGTAAAATGTTTCCACACAGAACTTGAGCATGTTTTTTTGGCTGGTGGAGGACCAAGAGATGGCTCTCCAGCAGCCACACTCTTTTCTATTTGGTTGCCCAAATCCATGTGGGGAGTTTCATCCAATTTAATGAGTGACTGGAAGCTATGCTATAATGCTAAGGTTAACTAGCCTATAGCCTACATATTGctgtctgcaaaaaaaaaaaaaaaaaaagaaaccttaGCTGTCATAAGTTAAACGTAGCCTATAACTCCCACAAGTGCATACAATTCGCCACTACACAagcatttttttacttttttaaccaaacGTTAACGTTACTCTGTCAACAGCCTATAAATAGCCAAGCTATAAATAACCAAGCTAACACAGAGCTACATACACAGAGCACCCGATTGCagcgtaatgaaataatatcccgatcaaactccgcttcctgaaagttataaattgcTGTTGGAACCCAGTTaagtgtcacggtcgtgggatgaagaggacacaggcgcagagtagaggtgggtaaggtaatccatgtttaatacaaaataaagaaagaaggactccaacaaaacaaaaggcagcaaccagtgacgtgggtattccttacacaggataaacaaaaccaaaatgaaccatgccttggggcctacaaactaaacttaaatagggtccccaattggaggcaataactaacacctgcctccaattggggaaaccaaaaaaaggagtagaggtggctaaaggccacctcctgtcctgtcctggctatgccccgagcccagcgcagagatggctaggggcacagccaggacgtgacagtaccccccccccaaaggcgcgggctcccgaccgcaagaccgggacgaccacacccggaccggcggaggctcagcgcccggagccgccggcacaggccggggaggcagagggtcaggagacgggagagccggcggagggacaggagccggcaggagagccggcggcgggtcgacagccggcggaggagcaggagccgggggagccggcggagggtcgacagccggcggaggagcaggagccgggggagccggcggagggtcgacagccggcggaggagcaggagccgggggagccggtggaggaataggaaacggggaaaccggcggagggtcaggagccggcggaagagccggcggaggagcaggagacgggggagccggcgggggaataggagccggcggaggagcaggagccgagggaggcggcggagggtccagagccggcggaggagtaggagacggggaaaccggtggagggtcaggagccggcggaagagccggcggaggagtaggagccggcggaggagccggcggaggagcaggagatggggaaaccggcggagggtcaggagccggcggaagagccggcggaggagtaggagatggggaaaccggcggagggtcaggagccggcggaagagccggcggaggagtaggagccggcggaggagcaggagacgggggagccggcggcggaataggagccggtggaggagcaggcgccgggggagccggcggagggtccggagccggcggaggaataggagacgggggagccggcggagggtcaggagcctgcggaagagccggcggaggagtaggagacggggaaaccggtggagggtcaggagccggcggaagagccggcggaggagtaggagccggcggaggagccggcggaggagcaggagatggggaaaccggcggagggtcaggagccggcggaagagccggcggaggagtaggagatgggggaaaccggcggagggtcaggagccggcggaagagccggcggaggagtaggagccggcggaggagcaggagacgggggagccggcgggggaataggagccggtggaggagcaggcgCCGGGggagccccaccagtcctcacatctccccacatcagggaaagccctcataggccccaccggcgttgttgcccgacgcctaggagctggcaccgggcagggctggggcacctggactaccccacacgtgagcacgggtggcacggccgcgtccttccactccgcctgcccccacagcaccccgccaagaaattcttggggcggacacacggaggtttgcttacgtcgcctccgtcgacgtctcctccggggtggatgctgtggaggcccggtgtgccgcagaggacagtaggggttctcctcctcctcggtgtcgctgtccggccaaccgaggagttcccctaccgtccatttctgctgtgtctcttggtggtggttcattctgtcacggtcgtgggatgaagaggacacaggcgcagagtagaggtaggtaaggtaatccatgtttaatacaaaataaagaaagaaggactccaacaaaacaaaaggcagcaaccagtgacgtgggtattccttacacaggataaacaaaacaaaaatgaaccacgcctcggggcctacaaactaaacttaaatagggtccccaattggaggcaataactaacacctgcctccaattggggaaaccaaaaaaaggagtagaggtggctaaaggccacctcctgtcctgtcctggctatgccccgagcccagcgcagagatggctaggggcacagccaggacgtgacattaaggtacaaaaatctattaaacaaaattgtgacgcAGTTGCGTTTTTTTTCACTCAGCcgagcgctctctgttgctgtgtggagaatggagatgtgtggagcagcctgtgtcagttaccgcttttattcttttcccctcccccgactgaacgtgactcactcactcatccgggcatgtactgcggtctcatgagaaaacgcagctttttgatataacggttttcttgttcccgaatacaaatattttttcaagtatttgtttgaaataagtatttgtaaaaaccacgttatttgtgcctttccgaataccgtatttgggttcggctccacccctagtatgtatgtatttttgttttatacaaaatcgaACATGactatggttgagtagaatacatcttaccattttgacttGGTTTTGctaagaaataaataatttgatgggatgaataagtgactatgggattgttactgttcagtttgtttgatatttgattagaagtaatcatattaatctcatgcagtGGGTAAAAGTGACTTGTTATTCCTTACAAGTTTACTAAGTTTGGCTATGTTTTACttaatactgagaaagtaattctttCTTCTTTCTAgttattctagaaaaccaagttgagaagttttacttagtcaaaattgtaaagagaggtacagaccccctggagtgctcaaTTCACTGACACAAACTccagtgtgtggggtggggagCAGTTTGAAATGAgtttttgacttgtttgaactctttagaagagaaacagacttactggtgacattatcaaaattgagTATTCTAATTCGGCTAACATTGAATACttggtgttcattattctggttttgacttgaaggaaccggatgtgtcaattccatgtttatttacatattcaatgactgttcattatttttatagacatgtacACCTATGCACTTAATTTCTGTcgtagtaggcaatcattggcaTGTTAATGGTTAGCAgatgtttctttgaggtgaatgatgagacaaaaaaggtttgtccctaattgataaggggaccattcttcaagactagggtctgttatccttaggttagtaaactaTCCCCCACTCAAGGGTGAGCTCTGGGAAGATAGGgcataaaggggggggggtcatgatttatgacaggattatgTGTCAGTGCTTAGAAGAAACTGACACTATGCAACATTTGGTGGAGTAATTAAAGGTTAAGTAACATTTACATCATTTGAgtttcaagatggtgtgaaatgttttgatttgcaataagttatttgatcatttatgtgaaacaatggttaatttgattgtagttccgatacaacacaatcggATGTAATTACATaccaactgagatctggttaggtGAACTGAAAATTGTTCATAAACTACTccttgagagtgatacttcaatgtaagcaaactatcttaactgatgagtaattggaacagtaatgggacatggaaaattgtgttcttctgttctttgtgttgttttgttatttgttggttgttaaaccagcTATAGAAAataatggaattgccatcacaacaaACATTCTGGAGGCTTACAAatccttcccctcccccacctgagACAGTCTAATCAtctttcactttttttatttcccaAGTCTTTACCCTTCATTAAacgtgtgaaaccatcagtgagtaCAGCCAGAAGGGTCACATtcacttctacagcaccagtttcaacacacagactggagtttgtttgccgCTCAAGCCACCCTTTCctcccatacggacattgaaacatatatTTCATCCGTTCTGGATTACTTCAACACCTGcatcaacatctgcatcaaGAAACCATCCATACACGAAAAAAATatcttccccaaccagaagccgtggatgaacagtgaggtccgacaactgctaaaggcaaTCAACGCTGCTCTCAGATCTGGCGATgcagaggcctacagctcatccagggccaacctgaaaagtggCATCAAATATGGTTAGAAATTACCACAAACTGCagattgaggagcacttcaagAACTCAAAACCCTgacgcatgtggcagggcatccaagccaacACAGACTACCGGCCAAAGAACTCTAGCCTCCACAGCCAGCAATATCTCCTTCACTGAAGTGTTATACAGCTTCTATGCCCAAAGAGCCATAAGAGGCAGCCAAAGCAGAACTCCCCCCAGACAACCACCCCCTCAGACTGTCCACCGCAGATGTGTTGTCTGCATGcatgcaaggctgctggtcctgatggtgtCCCCAGGCGTTTGCTGGGCAGGcgtgtgctgggcagctggccaaggtctttactgacatttgaCCTGTCACTGGTCCttttcctgggtgtccacatctcctcagacctctcctggaccctcaacacctagccctggtcaaaatggtgcagcagtgcctgtactttttgaggaggctgaagaaagcacAACTGTCCTCCAAagtccttgtgaacttttacttCTTCACAATCCAGAGCATTCTGATTAACTGCACCACAGCATGGTTAACATTGGAATGTTAACAGTTAACATTTGTCTCTgtaaggtgtgaatgcagggacaaaatATTTGCATGTTATTGCCTAGCTTGCTTGCTTTTTGAGATAACACCACTGTCTTAGGAGATGGCCACAGAACAGATCGGAATGTGTCCCTGATTGATAAGGGGTAAATCCTTCAGGATTTGTTTTCTTAAGTCAGTAAACCTAACCCCACACTTTTGGTTAGGGGATATATACCAGAGTGGCATTTTCCCTAACCTCTGCATGCTTCTTTGCTCTGGCAAACCTCTTGAATCTCCAGagaacttttatctttgatactgTAATTTTAATACTCTTTATATAtacaattaatttgttacactaattcattgactatttggaatgaatctaaaacgggtcaaaatccagttccttcagtaGCCGACCAGAGGACCCTGCAAcaacccagatagcaatgagtcggtggaccggaggcggtcctccagagacagtagaagcgtcagaatgtctaaatcgcaaacacgtttgccagctttttaaaagcggcagCCACCTtcctaccgcctgtgttctgcggccggcccgtggTCCAACCGCCATTCCACCGCCGGTTTATACAAaaggcggaccttccgcggTTTttgagcgatctgccgcttttatatatacatttaatatttatagcatgcagtttatcgagaataatgattgatcaaaccagacaaatttccatttggtattttaatttgtcagatcactgaaataaataataggcagaaaaaaataaacataaatacacactaccgaacatgcaggtttccaataaaattttggttaaaaaaaaaagaaaaagaacaagcaaattataacacaaacacaataattgttaataatatagaggtcagctctgggaagaaaataattaccagtaaacataacaagtaatgaggatatttggtaccaaaggatgtgcaggataccaaataaaacaaggtagaacatcacattttcaagccattgagtaaagctctagagtagaatattccattataacggcattgctgacctggagcacaagatttacaccgtgctgcaTTAAgatgtctcttgtatctgtgataaacaaaacttgacatacatatataaaaatacagaggtaaaaacagtagtagaacagaccattataactgcaatgctgacctgtggcacaaggatttacaagctatatttaacaatagaataatagttaagcactgtgatggaatgaaaaatgctgatgttaaaaacagagtaagtagaatatttggtaccaggtaatgtgcaatatcaagtatcagaggtacgaaatagtatttccaagctattattaattgaataacagttaagcacagtgatgaaatgaaagtagaatgctggtactagttaatgtgcaatatcaagtaacaggtatgaaataggatttacaaactataatggAATAAGCCAATACTctagttaaaatacaaaaaaaaaacagggtggatttggtgagtgtagtctggcacttctggcctcttgatgttactgactgcaggataaagaaagtgttccagttgtcAGTGATGccggggtgtcagtagtcagcctaggtttaaggggtcggctgtgggtccttctcagctgtgcggcTTTTTCCTCCTTCACGGTCTGATGCTCCCTTCAGGTAACGTGTAACGTTAACCTGGaccgcctcatcagtggcatcctgggTTGCCGGGTTCTTCCGGAGGGCCCCTGTAGAAAATACAGATCtatcattacatttgaatggcatAAGGCATAATGgcatctacttaaaaaaaatctccaacttactttgaacaatggtcttcaggaacaggtctctaaaacatgtttttatccCCAAGTTGTATTAACGGCAAGGTTATTAGAGAAGATACTCTGAAGCATTCtccacactgttgtcttcaggtCCCTCCCACATTTGATAGCCAAAAACCGAAGCTGAAAATCCAAGaatgtgttaaattacatttctcgcaagcttctcatacataaatataaaatgtgacaggctgtggatTTAGACTGTAGAATATACAGTGTACAAACTTAATTTGACTGTTTTAGATTACCCCTACGGCCTTATAAACGAAAGCAACACACTTACAAATCGTTCCTGGAGCTTTATCCTGCCTCAAAATGCTGTCAAGAAACACCAAATCTTCCTGGTGTCTAGGGGGAGTAACAGATCCCCTGGCAGGGATAGCTCTCCAACAGACACATGGCACTGAAATGTTGCAGCATAGTgtccatttgtttttccatgctacgcacaacatcgccaaactcTCCAAGACGTCGCAGCACTAGGGTCTGATCTGCACTACAgcgggttcccagaataaagaattaaagtagtcagtcctggtccctcaattactaaaactatgacatttatgacacaaataacatcacttactcgCTACTCAAACGCTTGGCTCTGTGAATGGAGTGTGTCCTGGGgaagaaacctggttctgagaaagaggaaacagaaatttgaaaactCTAACAAAGGGTATAGTTTAGTGGCAGGATCACAAATAAgggcatcacagcaatacattttacataccagctctgaagtctacagatggctccacattttcctggttttctggaaccAATGAAACTTCTGGAGCATCGGGCAGCACTGAAACATTACCGGGAACAATGTTTTCCAAGTTCAAAAGAGGTTGTTGAAACGAGAGCACTGCTGGTGCATCTGGAAGACAAGACTCCTCTTCATCAGAAGAGGCCTGGGGTCTGTACTTAGAGTTTGAAATTCTCTTTCACTTTCCCTTCTTGTCATCATCCGTCGTTTCAACGCAGGAACCTGTTTGGAAGCGCATCAAATATCTTGTCGCCTCTTGCCAAGATTCTAGATCAGGGAATAATGAATGAAAGAGTCAGTTATGCACCATAAACAGAAATTACACAGATGAAATgcaggaaaataaaatgcacaagTCAGACCCATTTACCTGCTCCCTTCATGAacttaaaattatgtttttcccAGGTGCTGTGTGGAGGCGTGCAGCGGATGGCTAAATTGTTGCCTTTGTCCTTTTTGCAGAGGTTAAATGGGGGCCAATAGCACATGCCCTTGCTGAGCCACACTTGCGGAACCACTGCAAACGGCAGATCCCCCTCATCAATGAACTGAACAATGGCAAACAGCATCTGAAATAGAAGAAAAATTTGCATaaagtttaaattttttattaatttccaGACAAAATCAATAAATTAAAATTCTCACCCCTTCATGATGGGGGATCATGTTGTCAATAGCCCACCCTGCCAATTGTGTCCTTAGGCAATCCACTTCCTCTTCACTATCTTCTGTGCttgaggaaaacatttcacctgGTTCATATACCTCATCAACAAGTGTTTCCTGTGCTTCAGGGGTTACAGTTTGTACATGGCTTGTTGTAGCCATTCCATGCTCATTAACATGAGGATTTACTTGGTCAGTCGGGAGTAAGTCGGGAATAATAGCAAATAGAGCATTGTTTGCAGCTGCAatttcctgtttgtccctctcaactccttTCAATATTCTtctccttttggcccagtaactagacattgttAGACATTTACCTTTAACGCCAAAATGATAgcccaacagtaggtctcttgggtaaAGATAACGGGTTATTCTCTGgtcaaggtatctgcaagaaaatgtgaacaaaacCGCATTGTTAACATTAGGAATACACAGTattgtggagggggggggatcagccaaatgtggaacagtgaaattgttaacaataacatttattaattgaatgtagtgattcaagtgaacacagattTGTCCTTAAACATAATAACACAATcaccttaaatccagtacagtagcaactgTACTATCAGCATTTTTTAGGACTTTAAATAACTTTGTAAAGCTCTGGCtacctactgtagctagttacatTTCTACAAGTACTAGCAACATTGCTTAACCTCAGTGTTTACTGTAACATAGgcaaacagcatgtgctagctaacacttgcTAGCCActctagcagcatacttgttcaggcaaactaAATCACTTAGAAAGACTAAGTTCAACTTTTGATATTCTCtaacaaaaataacgatgtgtATAGGTTGTTTAAGTGTAAAGCTCTGGCTACCTACTGTAGCTAATTACAtttctacatgtactagcaacattgctTAACCTCTGTGTTTACTGTAACATAGGCAAACAGCATGtgcgtaaacaaggctactttagcttgACTAGTTAGGCAAGACCAAAGATGactacatattttaaatacatacacaaaaaaacaatgtaaacataatattgcgttatacaaaaaggaaacatatACTTACTTAAACGCTGGTAGTCGATGTCGATGAATTTGCTAGCTAACAACTGAAggctgtaactcgcgattgatcGAACTGAAGCGAATGTACTCTAGTTTTATTGTTACGGGAGGGGCCAGCCTCAGTGACTCCAATGCGTCATCAACAGTAGAGACGGGTACAGGAGCATGTCTAATTGGGGAGGGGCTCAAGATGGCGCCGTGAACGGTCGTGGTTTTGCAAGCTGGGAAGAAACATCGGGTATTTCCCCACAAATGATGATAAGTTTTTTGTAGAGTTGCTAAATAATATTTCTAGGTTGTTATGGGTTGTagcatttgattacattttgatatTGAAGCGGTGCAAACAGTAACAATTAGTCTATTAAACTACTAGAGCATCAACGTTTGTTACACAGCTTGAAAAATGGATGCTATTCTTGATGTAGAGATGGAGATTGAGACTGTAAAAGAGAAGAGAAACTTCAGTGATACCCACTCGTATGCCTGCAAAGTTAAAAGCGGAGGAAGTTGTGATTCGTGTCCAAACACACCAAGCAAAAATAAGCAACCTTCGAAAAGGCAAAAAAATGTTGTGACCTGCTCTGCCAAAGAAAGTGAACTCTCTTTAGGGAagtacaggaaaaaaaaaaaaaaaggaaaagaaaaaaaaaaaaaaaaagaatttcatTAGAATTCTTTTCTGAGAAGATTAACGAGAGATCCGACCAGATAGAAATAATGGTAAAGGAGAATTCGTCCAACATTGAAGCTCTGGGCAAATCTCTTACCTCAGTTCACGATGATGTAATGGAGctgcagaaagaaaataaaatcctaaaGAATGCAAATGCTCTCCTAGGTAAAAAAGTCAAAGAAATGAACACGAAAATTCAAGACCAGGAACGTTACAGCCGGAGATGGTGTCTGCGTTTATACGGACTGTCTGAGCAATCCAATGAAAACGTGAAAACGAGAGCCATGGAAGTATGCAAACAAGTGTCCGCCGACACAGCGGACAGGTGTGTGGTAACGGATGCCCTGGATGTGGCGCATCGTCTTGGCAGACTTAAAACCTCGGATGATGGCAGAAAAGTTCCACCAAGACCCGTGATCATGAGGTTTATTTCTCGCACAGCCAGAGATTTGATCTGGAAAAATTCAAAAAACAACGAGTATCTGACCACCAAGGGGCTGCGGTTTAAGGAGGACTTGACTGTTTTTGACATTGAAGCACGGAATCGTCTTTGGCCGGCTGTAGAGAGGGCGAGGAAAGAGGGCAAAAGCGCATACTTCAGCGGAGCGAGGGCGTTCCGTGGATGGTAAAGAGATTCATCCTGACGAGGGCAACGAAGCTCCGTAAACTCAGTTGGTAGAATTCTGCAGTTGAGGGTGTTCTGGAAAAGTCCAGGTTAATGTTCTCTATTAGAGACTATTAGTGATTATTCTAAGTTCATATTAGAATGGTTAATAACGAATGCACTTTAAGGTCTGGTTAATTGTTTGCAACTCATCTTTTTTAATATCGTTTGTGGAATCCACATTATGTTAAAGTTTA is a window of Esox lucius isolate fEsoLuc1 chromosome 19, fEsoLuc1.pri, whole genome shotgun sequence DNA encoding:
- the LOC117593421 gene encoding uncharacterized protein LOC117593421 yields the protein MSSYWAKRRRILKGVERDKQEIAAANNALFAIIPDLLPTDQVNPHVNEHGMATTSHVQTVTPEAQETLVDEVYEPGEMFSSSTEDSEEEVDCLRTQLAGWAIDNMIPHHEGMLFAIVQFIDEGDLPFAVVPQVWLSKGMCYWPPFNLCKKDKGNNLAIRCTPPHSTWEKHNFKFMKGAESWQEATRYLMRFQTGSCVETTDDDKKGK